A window of the Microcoleus sp. bin38.metabat.b11b12b14.051 genome harbors these coding sequences:
- a CDS encoding peptide ligase PGM1-related protein produces the protein MQELNNSASETAQQFRNLQTELRERWRAIEEFDRGDCDIIVIPSVSLDQQEMQKVEGAYHYEERHLFSLIRLRNPRTRLIYITSEPLHPMIIDYYLQLLPGIPFSHARDRLLLFSTYDASSKSLTQKILERPRLMERIRQAARPTKSYMVCYNSTPLERELSVKLGIPLWASDPDLLYWGTKSGSRQIFQEAGVPYPDGSELVWNAEDLAVAAAELWERQPDLQRIVIKLNEGFSGEGNAILDLKPIANKAPQDRLKAIGDSFHNLRFQATAETWENFSSRIPELGAIAEAFIEGSEKRSPSVQGRIVPSGEVEILSTHDQILGGPDGQIFLGCRFPADESYRLALQELGWKVGKNLAAKGALERFGVDYVAVKQSDGKWDIQAIEINLRKGGTTHPFMALKLLTNGRYERTTGLFYSQQGRPKYYVASDNLKKERYRGLLPNDLMDIIADNQLHFDTGTETGSVFHLMGCLSEFGKLGLTSIGNSPQEAEDMYNKVVKVLDRETSFS, from the coding sequence ATGCAAGAGTTAAATAATTCAGCTTCAGAAACCGCACAGCAATTTCGCAACCTTCAGACAGAATTACGCGAACGTTGGCGAGCAATCGAAGAATTTGACAGGGGAGATTGTGATATTATCGTCATTCCTTCTGTCAGCTTAGATCAGCAAGAAATGCAGAAGGTTGAGGGTGCTTATCACTACGAAGAGCGTCATTTATTTTCGTTAATTCGGCTGCGAAATCCCCGCACGCGCTTAATTTACATTACCTCCGAGCCGCTGCACCCGATGATTATAGATTATTACCTGCAATTGCTCCCAGGTATTCCATTTTCTCACGCGCGCGATCGCCTTTTGCTGTTTTCCACTTACGATGCTTCTTCTAAATCTCTCACTCAGAAAATTTTAGAACGTCCCCGCTTAATGGAGCGGATTCGTCAAGCAGCGCGGCCGACAAAATCCTATATGGTTTGTTACAACTCGACGCCCTTAGAGCGCGAGTTATCTGTTAAATTGGGAATTCCTTTGTGGGCGAGCGATCCGGATTTGCTTTACTGGGGCACAAAAAGCGGCAGCAGGCAAATTTTCCAAGAAGCTGGCGTACCTTATCCTGACGGTTCCGAGTTGGTTTGGAATGCCGAAGATTTAGCAGTAGCGGCGGCCGAATTGTGGGAAAGACAGCCGGATTTGCAGCGGATAGTAATTAAGTTAAACGAAGGTTTTTCGGGGGAAGGAAACGCAATTTTAGATTTGAAGCCGATCGCAAATAAAGCACCTCAAGACAGACTTAAAGCAATTGGCGATAGCTTCCACAATTTGCGGTTTCAAGCAACAGCCGAAACCTGGGAAAATTTCAGCAGTCGCATTCCCGAATTAGGAGCAATTGCGGAAGCGTTTATCGAAGGCTCGGAAAAGCGATCGCCCAGCGTTCAAGGTCGAATTGTCCCCAGTGGCGAAGTAGAAATTCTCTCAACCCACGACCAGATTTTAGGAGGCCCAGACGGTCAAATTTTCTTGGGTTGCCGATTTCCGGCGGATGAATCCTATCGGCTGGCGCTGCAAGAGTTGGGATGGAAAGTGGGGAAAAACTTAGCTGCAAAAGGTGCTTTAGAGCGATTTGGAGTGGATTATGTTGCTGTCAAGCAATCGGATGGGAAATGGGATATTCAAGCAATAGAAATTAACTTGCGAAAAGGAGGTACAACTCATCCATTTATGGCTTTGAAGCTGTTGACAAACGGTCGCTACGAACGAACTACGGGCTTGTTTTACAGCCAGCAGGGCCGTCCGAAATATTATGTAGCTTCGGATAATTTAAAAAAGGAGCGCTATCGAGGATTATTACCGAATGATTTGATGGATATTATTGCTGACAATCAACTGCACTTTGACACGGGTACTGAGACGGGAAGCGTGTTTCATTTAATGGGTTGTTTGTCGGAGTTTGGCAAATTAGGCTTGACGAGTATCGGCAATTCGCCGCAAGAAGCAGAGGATATGTATAACAAGGTGGTGAAAGTGCTCGATCGCGAAACTTCATTCAGTTGA
- a CDS encoding transposase has translation MLIFEFKVYGKSVQLTAIDDAIRTAQFVRNSCIRLWMDVKDTGKNDLQKYCAVLAANFPFANELNSMARQASAERAWSSISRFYDNCKKNIPGLKGYPQFQKDCRSVEYKTSGWRLADNRKSITFTDKKGIGRLKIKGTRDLHFYQINQIKRVRLVKRADGYYCQFCIDVNRQENIKPSGNTIGLDVGLKEYYTDSNGVMVENPKFLREAEKVLKRSQRRVSSKVKGSKNRGKARQILGKRHLKISRKRKDHAVKLARCVVQSNDLISYEDLRIKNMAKNHCLAKSINDASWYQFRVWLEYFGKVFKRVTVAVNPQYTSQECSSCGEIVKKTLSTRTHVCKCGCVMDRDENAARNILSRGLSTVGHTGTFALDASNALGDKTSIQTGEILPEQVISLIKESSVSLDLRVSSCGILGGGYFLAG, from the coding sequence ATGCTAATTTTTGAGTTTAAAGTTTACGGAAAATCAGTTCAGTTAACAGCAATAGATGATGCAATTCGGACTGCCCAATTCGTTCGTAATAGCTGTATTAGGCTATGGATGGATGTTAAAGATACAGGCAAAAATGACTTGCAGAAATATTGTGCTGTACTAGCGGCTAATTTCCCGTTTGCTAATGAACTCAACTCAATGGCGCGACAAGCTAGTGCTGAACGAGCATGGTCTTCTATCTCTCGGTTTTATGATAACTGCAAGAAGAATATTCCTGGTTTAAAGGGATATCCTCAATTTCAAAAAGATTGTCGTTCTGTTGAATATAAAACGTCAGGATGGCGACTTGCAGATAACCGTAAATCCATCACGTTTACAGATAAAAAAGGTATTGGCAGATTAAAAATTAAAGGAACTCGTGATCTGCATTTCTACCAAATCAACCAAATAAAACGGGTAAGATTGGTAAAACGGGCTGATGGTTATTATTGTCAGTTTTGCATTGATGTTAACCGTCAGGAAAATATAAAACCATCAGGAAATACGATTGGATTAGATGTAGGTTTAAAAGAATACTACACAGATTCCAATGGCGTAATGGTTGAGAATCCTAAGTTTCTTCGTGAAGCAGAAAAGGTTCTTAAGCGTTCACAACGCCGTGTTTCTAGCAAAGTCAAAGGGTCAAAAAATAGAGGCAAAGCTAGGCAGATTTTAGGGAAACGCCACCTCAAAATAAGTAGGAAACGTAAAGACCATGCTGTGAAATTGGCACGGTGCGTAGTTCAGTCCAACGACTTGATATCCTATGAAGATTTGAGAATTAAAAATATGGCGAAAAATCATTGTCTAGCTAAGTCAATAAATGACGCATCCTGGTATCAGTTCCGTGTTTGGCTTGAATATTTTGGAAAAGTATTCAAGAGGGTCACGGTAGCTGTTAATCCACAATATACCAGCCAGGAATGCTCTAGTTGCGGTGAAATTGTCAAAAAAACGCTATCCACTAGAACCCACGTTTGTAAATGTGGTTGTGTAATGGATAGAGATGAAAACGCAGCTAGAAATATCCTTAGTCGAGGATTGAGTACGGTAGGACATACCGGAACTTTTGCGCTAGACGCAAGTAACGCTTTAGGAGATAAGACCTCTATTCAGACTGGAGAAATCCTGCCTGAGCAAGTCATATCGTTGATTAAAGAATCGAGCGTGTCTTTAGACCTGAGAGTGTCAAGCTGCGGAATTCTAGGTGGTGGCTACTTTTTAGCCGGATAA
- the lepB gene encoding signal peptidase I, whose amino-acid sequence MTRLDKSADQKPPQDTENPWIEAIKTIGLAAFLAFGIRTLVAEARYIPTGSMLPTLQINDRLIIDKVSYRLKDPQRGDIIVFMPPDPASLCTGQPPPIKDAYIKRVIGLPGDTVEVKEGKVYINKQPLQEKYIEEIPQYPYGPVVVSQNSYLVLGDNRNASCDSHYWGFVPKQNIIGRAIVRFWPLNRTGSIDPTPLYPAKK is encoded by the coding sequence ATGACTCGTCTAGACAAGTCAGCCGACCAAAAACCCCCGCAAGATACCGAAAATCCTTGGATAGAAGCAATTAAGACGATCGGCTTAGCAGCATTCTTAGCCTTTGGTATCCGCACCCTGGTTGCGGAAGCTCGCTATATTCCGACAGGCTCGATGCTCCCAACCCTACAAATTAACGATCGATTAATTATAGATAAGGTGAGCTATCGACTCAAAGACCCGCAGCGAGGAGATATTATCGTGTTTATGCCGCCGGATCCGGCTAGTTTGTGCACGGGCCAGCCACCACCGATTAAAGATGCCTATATCAAGCGAGTGATTGGACTTCCGGGGGACACAGTGGAAGTCAAAGAGGGAAAAGTTTATATCAATAAGCAGCCGCTACAGGAAAAATATATTGAAGAAATTCCGCAGTATCCCTACGGGCCTGTAGTTGTATCTCAAAATTCTTACTTGGTACTCGGCGATAACCGCAATGCAAGCTGTGACAGCCATTATTGGGGCTTTGTACCCAAACAAAATATCATCGGTAGGGCGATCGTCCGTTTTTGGCCTCTCAACCGCACAGGGTCGATCGACCCCACACCGCTTTATCCGGCTAAAAAGTAG
- a CDS encoding dihydroorotase has protein sequence MPTTSSLLIRRARILLPDGEFLVGDVLISDRKIVRVAPEIAESADREIDAIGLTLLPGVIDPQVHFREPGLEHKEDLFTASCACAKGGVTSFLEMPNTRPLTTTQAALDDKLSRAAEKCLVNYGFFIGATPENLPDLLEANPTPGIKVFMGSMHGQLLMDGEENLERVFSKGDRLIAVHAEDQTRINQRRQEFAGSTDLAVHSQIQDNQAALLATQLALKLSKKYQRRLHILHLSTGDEAEFLRQEKPSWVTAEVTPQHLLLNTSAYEKIGSLAQMNPPLREKSDNEILWQALLDGVIDFIATDHAPHTLAEKAQEYPNSPSGMPGVETSLPLMLTQAVEGRCTVAQVANWMSAAVAKAYKIPKKGAISPGFDADLVLVDLDKYRPVVGAEMASKCGWSSFEGWNLTGWPVITVVGGKVVFENGKLDTNVRGEALRFDADM, from the coding sequence ATGCCGACTACATCAAGTTTGTTAATCCGCCGCGCTCGCATTCTGTTACCCGACGGTGAGTTTTTGGTAGGGGACGTGTTAATTAGCGATCGCAAAATTGTTCGGGTTGCTCCTGAAATTGCCGAATCTGCCGATCGCGAAATAGATGCGATCGGCTTAACTCTGTTACCCGGAGTAATTGACCCGCAGGTACACTTCCGCGAACCGGGTTTGGAACACAAGGAAGACTTGTTTACCGCTAGCTGTGCCTGCGCTAAGGGCGGCGTGACATCGTTTTTGGAAATGCCCAATACCCGCCCCCTAACCACAACCCAAGCCGCCTTAGATGATAAGTTAAGCCGCGCTGCTGAGAAGTGTTTGGTCAATTACGGCTTTTTTATTGGGGCGACGCCGGAGAATTTGCCGGATTTGTTGGAGGCGAACCCGACTCCGGGGATTAAGGTGTTTATGGGTTCGATGCACGGACAGCTTTTGATGGATGGAGAGGAAAATTTAGAGCGAGTGTTCTCTAAGGGCGATCGACTAATTGCAGTACACGCCGAAGATCAAACTAGAATTAATCAGCGCCGTCAGGAATTTGCAGGTAGTACCGACTTAGCTGTGCACTCCCAAATTCAAGACAATCAAGCAGCTTTGTTAGCAACTCAGCTAGCCTTAAAACTTTCCAAAAAATATCAACGCCGCTTGCACATCCTGCATCTTTCAACTGGCGACGAAGCCGAGTTTTTGCGACAAGAAAAACCGAGTTGGGTAACAGCGGAAGTAACGCCGCAGCATTTACTGTTAAATACCAGCGCCTATGAGAAGATTGGCAGTTTAGCTCAGATGAATCCGCCCTTGCGCGAAAAGAGCGATAACGAAATACTTTGGCAAGCTTTACTCGACGGCGTAATTGATTTTATCGCCACCGATCACGCGCCGCATACATTAGCAGAAAAAGCTCAAGAGTATCCAAATAGTCCATCAGGAATGCCCGGAGTTGAAACTTCTTTACCTTTAATGCTGACGCAAGCAGTCGAGGGAAGATGTACAGTAGCACAAGTTGCTAATTGGATGTCAGCGGCAGTTGCTAAAGCTTATAAAATTCCGAAAAAAGGGGCGATTTCTCCGGGTTTTGACGCTGATTTAGTATTGGTCGATTTGGATAAATACCGCCCGGTTGTCGGAGCAGAAATGGCGAGTAAGTGCGGCTGGAGTTCGTTTGAAGGTTGGAATTTGACTGGATGGCCAGTAATAACAGTTGTGGGAGGAAAAGTTGTTTTTGAGAATGGTAAATTAGATACAAATGTCAGGGGTGAAGCCTTGAGATTTGACGCAGATATGTAG
- a CDS encoding transposase, with amino-acid sequence MKYNPDIHHRKTIRLKGYDYSQPGAYYITICTYERECLFGEIVAGVMHLNLIGETVQYGWHRLSQYFNFIELDAFVIMPNHLHGIILIADDNTTNKNQLFKQPIIQPVSSDQISTLPKGTESGSLGALVQNFKSIVTRRVNRLTRNSGTIWQQGYYEEIIRDERAYDNIRKYIVENPLKWHDDENYSTQKCDRNTNSHKKPQK; translated from the coding sequence ATGAAATACAACCCCGACATCCATCATCGGAAAACAATTCGACTAAAAGGTTATGATTATTCACAGCCAGGAGCTTACTATATCACCATTTGCACTTACGAAAGAGAATGTTTGTTTGGTGAAATTGTAGCAGGAGTAATGCACCTTAATTTGATTGGTGAAACTGTTCAATATGGTTGGCATCGCTTGTCACAGTATTTTAATTTTATAGAATTAGATGCTTTTGTGATTATGCCAAACCATCTACACGGAATTATTTTGATTGCTGACGACAATACTACTAACAAAAATCAATTATTCAAACAGCCGATAATCCAACCTGTATCCTCCGATCAGATATCTACATTGCCCAAAGGAACAGAATCAGGTTCACTAGGGGCATTAGTACAAAACTTTAAATCAATAGTAACCCGTAGGGTCAATCGCCTAACTAGGAATTCTGGTACAATATGGCAACAGGGTTATTATGAAGAAATTATTCGCGATGAACGAGCTTATGACAATATCAGAAAATATATAGTGGAAAATCCGTTAAAATGGCACGATGACGAAAATTATTCTACCCAAAAGTGCGATCGCAATACCAACTCCCATAAAAAACCTCAGAAATAA